One window of the Populus nigra chromosome 4, ddPopNigr1.1, whole genome shotgun sequence genome contains the following:
- the LOC133690904 gene encoding small ubiquitin-related modifier 1-like: MSGATGQPQEEDKKPNDQSAHINLKVKGQDGNEVFFRIKRSTQLKKLMNAYCDRQSVEFNSIAFLFDGRRLRGEQTPDELDMEDGDEIDAMLHQTGGAVKTSN, from the exons atgtcTGGAGCGACAGGTCAGCCACAAGAGGAAGATAAAAAGCCCAACGATCAGTCTGCTCACATCAATCTCAAAGTGAAAGGCCAG GATGGAAATGAAGTATTTTTCAGGATCAAAAGAAGCACACAATTGAAGAAGCTGATGAATGCCTATTGTGATCGCCAGTCCGTTGAGTTCAACTCAATTGCCTTCTTGTTTGATGGTCGTCGTCTCCGAGGAGAGCAAACTCCTGATGAG CTGGACATGGAGGATGGGGATGAGATCGATGCAATGTTGCACCAAACTGGTGGCGCTGTGAAAACAAGTAATTAA
- the LOC133691763 gene encoding small ubiquitin-related modifier 1-like, with translation MDLEKILMKGRGEDLFTCGATSLYGNINLVSCLEAVDGNDVLFRIKRSTQLKKLMNAYCDRQSVEINSIAFLFDGRRLRGEQTPDELDMEDGDEIDAMLHQTGGAVKTSDYA, from the exons ATGGATCTG GAAAAAATCCTGATGAAAGGGCGTGGTGAGGATTTGTTCACTTGTGGTGCAACTAGTCTTTATGGGAACATCAATTTGGTGTCTTGTTTAGAAGCAGTT gATGGAAATGACGTCCTTTTTAGGATCAAAAGAAGCACGCAGTTGAAGAAGCTGATGAATGCCTATTGTGATCGCCAATCTGTTGAGATAAACTCAATTGCCTTCTTGTTTGATGGTCGTCGTCTTCGTGGAGAGCAAACTCCTGATGAG CTGGACATGGAGGATGGGGATGAGATTGATGCTATGTTGCACCAAACTGGTGGTGCTGTGAAAACAAGTGATTATGCTTGA